The proteins below come from a single Mangifera indica cultivar Alphonso chromosome 16, CATAS_Mindica_2.1, whole genome shotgun sequence genomic window:
- the LOC123199013 gene encoding transcription factor TGA1-like, which translates to MIDSVTSPSRSFTTEVNKLRQSCQQAEDALTQGMEKLQSTPAETVAAGQLVEGGCIPKIPTAMEKLEALADYFGQETLQQMSCILITRQVARGLLALGEYFQRLGAFGSIWATHPHDTA; encoded by the exons ATGATTGATTCAGTAACGTCACCCTCAAGGTCTTTCACCACAG AAGTTAATAAGCTAAGACAGTCATGTCAGCAAGCGGAAGATGCTCTGACTCAAGGTATGGAGAAATTGCAGTCGACTCCTGCTGAAACTGTTGCTGCAGGTCAACTGGTAGAAGGTGGTTGCATCCCAAAGATACCTACTGCAATGGAGAAGTTGGAAGCTCTA GCTGATTATTTTGGACAAGAAACATTACAGCAGATGTCTTGTATCCTAATAACTCGCCAGGTTGCTCGAGGCTTGCTTGCACTAGGAGAGTACTTCCAACGCCTTGGAGCTTTTGGTTCAATTTGGGCCACCCATCCTCATGACACTGCCTAA
- the LOC123199011 gene encoding disease resistance protein RPV1-like produces MFTGQKVQVKKTKDRASSEKTEKAKKKKAGHLPRKRGEKDLEIVGYSSTAQLVDVLVYPSLFMRSASLHLHLMASSSSSSSSSITPKIEYEVFLSFHGVDTRQNITSHLYEAFCQKKIRTFIDDSLVRGEEISISLLKAIEHSKISVIIFSKGYASSRWCLRELEEIVKCKNTYDQIVIPVFYQVDPSDVRNQTGDLGKAFAELEKRFMDDSEMLQRWRTALRDAANLSGFHSKNSRNEAALVKDIVNDIWRKLDYNSSFILTKKLVGLESSIEEIENLLCSNGICKLGIWGIGGIGKTTLASAIFEKISKQFEASYFILNIREESEKSGGLNDLCKKLSSAILRDEHLNHGFTFRRKSLMSRKKVLIVFDDVTKLEQIECLMRVFDDLDSNCRIIITTRDKHVLRSCEVDHIHEMKGLCFDNALQLFALYAFRGNTIIEDYVELSSSIVAYADGVPLALKVLGSFLFKRTKREWESALKNLRTSLHMNVHKVLKISYDGLNDKEKVE; encoded by the exons ATGTTCACGGGGCAAAAAGTCCAAGTCAAAAAGACGAAAGACAGGGCATCTTCTGAGAAAACTGAAAaggcaaagaagaaaaaggcagGCCATCTTCCTAGAAAAAGAGGTGAAAAAGACTTAGAGATTGTGGGATATAGTTCAACTGCTCAATTAGTTGATGTTTTAGTTTACCCTTCTTTGTTTATGCGAAGTGCCTCTCTTCACCTGCACTTAatggcttcctcttcttcttcttcttcttcatccattACTCCTAAAATAGAGTATGAGGTTTTCCTTAGTTTCCATGGTGTGGACACCCGACAAAACATTACCAGCCATCTTTATGAAGCCTTTTGTCAAAAAAAGATTAgaactttcattgatgatagCCTAGTtagaggagaagaaatttctatatctcttttgaaggcaattgaacattcaaagatctcggttatcattttttctaaaggGTATGCTTCCTCAAGATGGTGTCTCAGAGAACTTGAAGAGATTGTTAAATGTAAGAACACATATGATCAGATCGTAATACCAGTCTTCTATCAAGTAGACCCATCTGATGTCAGGAATCAAACTGGGGATTTGGGGAAAGCATTTGCTGAGCTTGAAAAGCGTTTTATGGATGATTCAGAGATGTTGCAGAGATGGAGGACTGCTTTGAGGGATGCAGCCAACCTTTCTGGTTTTCATTCAAAGAACTCCAG gaatgAGGCagccttggtaaaagatattgTCAATGATATATGGAGGAAACTGGATTACAACTCCTCATTTATTCTTACCAAGAAGCTAGTTGGACTAGAGTCATCAAttgaagagattgaaaatttattatgttcaaACGGTATTTGCAAGCTAGGAATTTGGGGCATTGGGGGCATAGGAAAAACTACTCTTGCTAGTgctatatttgaaaaaatctcTAAACAGTTTGAAGCATCTTACTTCATTCTGaatattagagaagaatcaGAGAAAAGCGGGGGATTAAATGACTTATGCAAAAAATTGAGCTCTGCAATTTTAAGGGATGAACATCTCAATCATGGATTCACCTTTAGAAGAAAAAGTCTGATGAGCAGAAAAAAAGTTCTTATTGTGTTTGATGATGTAACGAAGTTAGAACAAATAGAATGTTTAATGAGAGTTTTTGATGACTTGGATTCAAATTGTCGTATCATTATAACAACAAGGGATAAACATGTGCTAAGAAGTTGTGAAGTAGATCACATTCATGAAATGAAAGGGTTATGTTTTGATAATGCTCTTCAACTTTTTGCCCTATATGCCTTTAGAGGAAACACTATAATAGAGGATTATGTCGAGTTATCATCTAGTATAGTAGCTTACGCTGACGGTGTTCCACTAGCTCTTAAAGTTCTTGGTTCCTTTCTATTCAAGAGGACGAAGAGAGAATGGGAAAGTGCACTAAAAAACTTAAGAACAAGTCTTCATATGAATGTCCACAAGGTGttaaaaataagttatgatggattaaatgataaagaaaagGTTGAGTGA